Proteins encoded by one window of Candidatus Scalindua japonica:
- the mnmE gene encoding tRNA uridine-5-carboxymethylaminomethyl(34) synthesis GTPase MnmE, translating into MSFGINDSILAISTPSGQSLRAIIRLSGKDVFNCLRSIFVPDATGEKISNEGFSSCHGILSLEKENVRIPVSVYIMKSPNSYTREDVVEIHTFGSPPLLEMLMKMLLSSGRENTNREDNNEVSRNIRIAEPGEFTKRAFLNGRISLAEAESVMHVIRSQTDSELLMSVSNLKGKLTELMHGIQGGLMDLCARVEASIDFYDQDIELVSSGEIKKELERVKEKLSLVSGGGQKPKIFHHGINTVLIGWPNAGKSSLFNKLLNRSKAIVTPVHGTTRDTLEADVLLDGINFRMKDTAGVTCSEGELESLIVRKTYSSMDDAQVVLFVIDGSVDVCDRQIALFDSITTKNKIIVINKTDLKQNVCHENLPLQMNAFPVVKTSVLTGDGLDTLKKTIISEILESNVDVSASEIVFTVRQEIVIGKAIEIIEEISDSLVGGMSHELVAIDLRRIVDAIGEVTGEVVTEDILDIVFSTFCIGK; encoded by the coding sequence ATGTCTTTTGGTATCAATGACAGTATATTAGCGATATCCACACCCTCCGGCCAGTCTCTCAGGGCGATTATCAGGCTTAGCGGCAAAGATGTTTTTAATTGTTTAAGAAGTATCTTTGTGCCTGATGCTACCGGAGAGAAAATAAGCAATGAAGGTTTCAGCTCCTGTCATGGCATCCTCTCTCTCGAAAAGGAAAATGTCCGCATTCCTGTCTCTGTTTATATCATGAAGTCTCCAAATTCATACACCAGGGAGGATGTTGTAGAGATCCATACCTTTGGCTCACCTCCCTTGCTTGAGATGCTCATGAAAATGCTGCTTTCGTCTGGAAGAGAAAATACTAATCGAGAAGACAATAATGAAGTATCGAGAAATATTCGGATTGCGGAACCCGGAGAATTTACCAAAAGAGCATTTCTTAATGGCAGGATAAGCCTTGCAGAGGCAGAGTCTGTCATGCACGTTATTCGTTCCCAGACAGATTCTGAGTTGTTAATGTCTGTATCTAACCTGAAGGGTAAGCTGACAGAGTTGATGCATGGCATACAAGGGGGGTTGATGGATCTTTGTGCCAGAGTAGAGGCTTCTATTGATTTTTATGACCAGGACATTGAATTGGTCTCTTCTGGTGAAATCAAGAAAGAACTTGAGCGTGTAAAAGAGAAATTAAGCCTGGTTAGTGGGGGTGGACAAAAACCAAAAATATTTCATCACGGTATTAACACGGTATTAATTGGTTGGCCAAACGCGGGTAAATCAAGTTTGTTTAATAAATTATTAAACCGTTCAAAAGCGATAGTGACGCCAGTCCATGGTACAACAAGAGATACGTTAGAAGCTGATGTGCTTTTAGATGGTATAAATTTCCGCATGAAAGACACTGCTGGGGTTACATGTAGCGAGGGCGAGTTGGAATCTCTTATTGTACGGAAAACATACAGTTCCATGGATGACGCTCAGGTTGTGTTATTTGTTATTGATGGTTCTGTTGATGTTTGTGACCGGCAGATAGCGCTTTTTGACTCTATAACCACGAAGAATAAGATAATAGTAATTAATAAAACCGATCTTAAGCAAAATGTTTGTCATGAAAATCTTCCTTTGCAGATGAACGCTTTTCCGGTGGTAAAAACATCTGTACTTACCGGTGATGGATTGGATACATTAAAAAAAACAATCATTTCTGAAATCCTTGAAAGTAATGTTGATGTTTCAGCATCAGAAATAGTTTTCACCGTAAGGCAGGAAATAGTAATCGGTAAAGCTATTGAAATTATAGAGGAAATCTCGGATTCACTGGTAGGCGGTATGAGTCATGAACTTGTGGCAATTGACCTGAGAAGGATTGTAGACGCTATTGGTGAGGTTACCGGAGAGGTAGTAACAGAAGATATTTTAGACATCGTGTTTTCAACATTTTGTATTGGCAAATAA
- a CDS encoding segregation and condensation protein A, which translates to MLTEYKIDLDTYNGPLDLLLYLIRREEVDIYDIPIAKITDQYIAYLNELQSIDIGLAGDFLVMASTLMYVKSQTLLPRTEVTDEDEGEDPRLELVKQLLEYKKYKEATTTMSMLSEERSHRFSRPEERLIDDGKEEDDKVNLDDVDVWKLAQFFSGFMKQTLGDVIQKIVYDDTPVHVYMDKVINRLATSYTVSLNELLYENQGKEEIIGFFLALLELVRLKKIKLEQTRDFDEIRIKKAGN; encoded by the coding sequence ATGCTGACAGAATATAAAATTGACCTCGATACCTATAATGGACCGCTTGATCTGCTTCTTTACTTAATACGCAGGGAAGAGGTTGATATATATGACATACCAATTGCCAAAATTACCGACCAATATATAGCTTATTTAAATGAGCTACAAAGTATAGACATTGGGTTGGCTGGAGATTTTCTTGTTATGGCTTCAACATTAATGTATGTAAAGTCTCAGACGCTTCTGCCTCGCACGGAAGTAACCGATGAGGATGAGGGGGAAGATCCGAGGCTGGAGTTGGTAAAGCAGCTACTGGAATATAAAAAATACAAGGAAGCTACTACAACAATGTCGATGTTATCTGAGGAGCGAAGCCATAGATTCTCGAGGCCTGAGGAGAGACTTATAGATGACGGAAAAGAAGAGGATGATAAGGTAAACCTCGACGACGTTGATGTTTGGAAACTTGCACAATTTTTCTCTGGTTTTATGAAACAGACTCTGGGGGATGTTATTCAGAAAATCGTCTATGATGATACCCCGGTGCATGTATACATGGATAAGGTCATAAATAGGCTGGCTACTTCGTACACGGTTTCACTTAATGAGTTATTGTATGAGAATCAGGGTAAGGAAGAGATCATAGGTTTTTTTCTTGCATTGCTGGAGTTGGTGCGATTAAAAAAGATTAAACTGGAGCAGACCAGGGATTTTGATGAAATTAGAATAAAAAAAGCTGGTAATTGA
- the yidC gene encoding membrane protein insertase YidC translates to MDKKALIALFLCGIIMLYFFNLMKPPEQSGEKGPEEVAEKTIEQGELKDEIETEVVAHDRKVVEIVENDAELQDYILLQNDVMRSVWTNEGAALKSVILPEFKNPEKTETLELLKSSKPDSLPISVELADDKSYQSKTRRYKVIEKGPDKVVFAALLENGIQITKEISLKSGNYYFDVAISLQNTTDSEIRTSYSITAANGIYPEVNKTSGLSSIVGIDVGKGKTKIAHTDIKDMPYKNESVGITLAGSTNKYFAVALKPQAGCRMTVATSELIDNPDPVYIDNKSADFTVELHTTKIAIPPQGEKRHDYIYFLGPKETKALNQCEDLLSILDYDYGMMRSICKILVKILNTAYGVIPNYGVAILVLTFLVKLVLFPLTRKSQMSMVRMQQLQPLIGQLKEKHKGDKQKMGKEQMKLFKEHGVNPMSGCLPMMLQMPVFFALFRTLQSSFEMRQAPFVAWIGDLSAPDQLFQLPFTLPVIGGWLNILPILMGIASFIQMKLTPKNTAGDDPQAKMQQRMMQMMPLLFPIMLYNFASGLALYWTTSTIISIGEQILIRRSVKKLDIYYKGKRVIDAKAKVKK, encoded by the coding sequence ATGGATAAGAAAGCATTAATAGCTTTATTCCTGTGTGGAATAATAATGCTTTATTTCTTTAATTTGATGAAACCACCTGAGCAATCCGGTGAAAAAGGTCCGGAAGAGGTTGCGGAAAAAACCATTGAACAGGGCGAGTTAAAGGATGAAATAGAGACTGAAGTGGTGGCACATGACCGAAAGGTTGTCGAAATCGTTGAAAATGATGCAGAATTGCAGGACTACATTTTGCTACAAAACGATGTGATGAGGTCTGTATGGACAAATGAAGGGGCTGCGCTTAAGTCTGTGATATTACCGGAATTCAAAAATCCTGAAAAAACAGAGACATTAGAATTGCTTAAGTCTTCAAAACCGGATTCTTTACCAATTAGTGTTGAATTGGCGGATGATAAAAGTTATCAATCAAAAACCCGCAGATATAAGGTGATTGAGAAAGGGCCTGACAAGGTTGTTTTTGCTGCTTTATTAGAGAATGGAATTCAAATAACGAAAGAGATATCTTTAAAAAGCGGGAATTATTATTTTGATGTGGCCATTTCTCTGCAGAACACTACTGATTCTGAGATCCGTACATCATATTCAATAACGGCTGCAAATGGTATTTATCCTGAGGTAAACAAAACTTCCGGTCTTTCGTCAATAGTCGGAATAGATGTGGGTAAGGGTAAGACGAAGATTGCGCATACTGATATTAAAGATATGCCGTATAAAAATGAATCAGTCGGTATTACATTAGCCGGTTCTACCAATAAGTACTTTGCAGTAGCGTTAAAACCTCAGGCAGGCTGTAGAATGACTGTCGCGACATCTGAGTTAATTGATAATCCTGATCCTGTTTACATAGATAATAAATCAGCTGACTTTACTGTTGAACTTCATACTACAAAAATAGCGATACCACCACAGGGTGAAAAACGACATGACTATATTTACTTCCTTGGGCCTAAAGAGACAAAGGCCTTAAATCAATGCGAAGATCTCTTGTCGATTTTAGATTATGACTACGGTATGATGAGGTCGATATGTAAGATACTTGTGAAGATACTGAATACGGCATACGGAGTTATTCCAAATTATGGCGTTGCTATCCTGGTGCTTACATTTCTTGTAAAATTAGTACTTTTCCCTTTAACCAGAAAAAGCCAGATGTCCATGGTCAGAATGCAGCAATTACAGCCTCTGATCGGTCAGTTAAAGGAGAAGCATAAGGGCGATAAGCAGAAGATGGGTAAGGAACAGATGAAGTTGTTTAAGGAACATGGGGTGAACCCAATGAGCGGTTGCCTCCCCATGATGCTTCAAATGCCCGTATTCTTTGCTTTATTCAGGACGCTTCAATCCTCATTCGAGATGAGACAGGCTCCTTTTGTAGCCTGGATCGGAGATTTGTCAGCGCCTGATCAACTATTCCAATTACCATTCACATTGCCGGTTATCGGGGGATGGTTGAATATTTTACCGATCTTAATGGGTATTGCGTCATTTATACAAATGAAACTGACACCAAAGAATACCGCAGGAGATGATCCCCAGGCAAAGATGCAGCAGAGAATGATGCAGATGATGCCGCTCCTGTTTCCTATCATGCTTTATAACTTTGCTTCAGGACTTGCTCTTTACTGGACAACAAGTACGATTATCAGCATAGGTGAGCAGATACTGATTAGAAGAAGTGTTAAAAAGCTTGATATCTATTATAAGGGTAAGAGGGTAATTGACGCTAAGGCTAAGGTGAAAAAATAA
- a CDS encoding KdsC family phosphatase, with amino-acid sequence MDNLKIVIMDVDGVLTDGKIILDANGIESKAFYVQDGTAITYLHRAGIKTAIISGRESKVVELRAKELSIEDVYLGIHKKLDAYEKILKKHNIKDNEICYIGDDLIDLPILRRVGFSVGVPGAPSEVKESVSYITDAPGGYGAVREVTEKILKSQGKWNAIISRYYS; translated from the coding sequence TTGGATAATTTAAAAATAGTTATCATGGATGTAGACGGTGTGCTAACTGACGGTAAAATAATATTAGACGCAAACGGAATTGAATCAAAAGCTTTTTATGTACAGGATGGCACCGCCATTACCTATTTACACCGTGCCGGAATAAAGACTGCAATTATCAGTGGTAGAGAAAGCAAAGTTGTTGAGCTTCGGGCAAAAGAGTTGTCTATAGAAGATGTATACCTTGGAATACATAAGAAATTAGATGCTTACGAAAAAATCCTGAAGAAACACAATATAAAAGATAATGAAATTTGTTATATTGGAGACGATCTTATCGACCTCCCAATCTTGAGGAGAGTTGGCTTCTCTGTTGGAGTACCTGGCGCGCCCTCAGAGGTAAAAGAAAGTGTTTCCTACATAACTGATGCCCCAGGTGGGTATGGGGCAGTCCGTGAAGTAACGGAAAAAATATTAAAATCACAGGGAAAGTGGAATGCTATAATCTCAAGGTATTACTCATAA
- a CDS encoding HEAT repeat domain-containing protein, with protein MRTNVNKVVNKLPCIISITLLIFIISVEVAIPEELSRDIVIIARHGSLEDTPENTIAAFEKTADIGIRGLEIDVRRTRDGRLVLMHDATIDRTTDGIGYVSNLPYEEIKLYDAGSWKSEEFTGERVPLLSEAIQFAKERKMKLIVNVQEHGIEQEVLSLIEEYDMINHVYFSGRLQYLRDKDLDIKGAQLVFLPPDEAIIDNVDLIHERHNHVGTRLFGTDDRDKMKKKMFQGIDIILTDYPSVAIDLLHFRTINKPEKREPREKLETNIAGNTEQISALIDTIASGSPDQSRMAALVFSTLPAGLAVPPLVKCLDYKKPVKRFLPKIKFRIPFINNEIQEDKNLLPTAQVQKNIVWSLGLIKNSSAVKPLIKRFETADSGLKREIIQALKMIGDKQAVPVLKEILLNDEDLYVRFDAARALGDIDNTDSVFTLIRAMKTDKSWLVKGSCAGALGKRGDNRASFALKTLLDTDEGDNASWARDRAAWALSKTGIGGTEALVSSLGATGTSTRRRAAWALIDIGDPAVPYLLSALKEVSPFARKRAAMTLGWIGNKKAVLPLTWALADKDREVKKMAAWALGKIGDDKAITALERTVNDYIQIDEDINEQIMSLNEQILVLEDQIAVLENEMTLQETGEANIISNNSEDREYCFNKTREVWNVSHIIAHIARLEIYEAEKNKIHTSIKSLKNVLQENEELTNHAKEAIQRLNYN; from the coding sequence TTGAGAACAAATGTAAATAAGGTTGTTAATAAATTACCTTGCATAATTTCCATAACTTTACTAATTTTTATAATATCTGTAGAGGTTGCAATTCCCGAAGAATTATCACGTGATATTGTGATAATAGCACGACACGGTTCTTTAGAAGATACACCTGAAAACACTATCGCTGCATTTGAAAAAACAGCAGATATTGGCATAAGAGGATTAGAAATAGATGTAAGAAGAACAAGAGATGGCAGATTAGTTCTAATGCACGATGCAACGATTGATCGGACAACGGATGGCATAGGTTACGTCAGCAATTTACCATATGAGGAAATCAAATTGTATGATGCCGGCTCCTGGAAGAGTGAAGAGTTTACAGGTGAAAGAGTACCGCTTCTGTCTGAAGCCATACAATTTGCGAAAGAGAGAAAAATGAAACTTATTGTTAATGTACAGGAACATGGGATTGAACAGGAAGTGCTATCTCTTATTGAAGAATATGACATGATCAATCATGTTTATTTCAGTGGCAGATTACAATACCTTCGCGACAAGGACCTGGATATTAAAGGCGCACAACTTGTCTTTTTACCTCCGGACGAAGCGATAATTGATAACGTGGACCTTATCCACGAAAGGCATAATCATGTTGGGACCAGACTATTTGGTACAGATGATAGAGATAAAATGAAGAAGAAAATGTTTCAAGGTATTGATATCATTCTGACAGATTATCCAAGTGTCGCAATAGACCTTCTGCATTTCAGAACAATAAATAAACCGGAGAAAAGAGAGCCAAGAGAGAAATTAGAAACGAATATAGCCGGAAACACAGAGCAAATAAGCGCGCTGATAGATACAATTGCTTCAGGATCTCCTGATCAGTCAAGAATGGCGGCATTGGTGTTTAGCACTTTACCGGCGGGACTGGCAGTCCCCCCACTGGTAAAATGCCTGGATTACAAAAAACCTGTTAAACGGTTTTTACCTAAAATTAAATTCCGTATACCATTTATCAATAATGAAATACAGGAGGATAAGAACCTTCTCCCTACCGCTCAAGTACAAAAAAATATCGTATGGTCATTGGGTCTTATCAAAAACAGTAGTGCGGTTAAACCGCTTATAAAACGTTTTGAAACTGCTGATTCAGGACTGAAAAGAGAAATAATACAGGCGCTGAAAATGATCGGAGATAAACAGGCTGTTCCCGTATTAAAAGAGATATTATTAAATGATGAGGACCTTTATGTCAGATTTGATGCAGCAAGGGCCCTGGGAGACATTGACAATACAGATTCTGTTTTTACCCTCATAAGAGCAATGAAAACGGATAAAAGCTGGTTGGTCAAAGGGAGTTGTGCCGGAGCACTTGGAAAACGCGGTGACAACAGGGCCTCTTTTGCACTGAAAACACTCTTAGATACTGATGAGGGAGATAATGCGTCATGGGCACGCGATAGAGCTGCGTGGGCATTATCAAAAACAGGAATAGGCGGTACAGAAGCCCTTGTGTCTTCATTAGGCGCTACCGGAACAAGTACCCGAAGAAGGGCTGCCTGGGCGCTTATAGATATTGGAGATCCGGCAGTCCCATACCTGTTATCAGCACTTAAAGAGGTAAGTCCATTTGCACGCAAGAGAGCGGCAATGACGCTGGGATGGATCGGAAATAAAAAAGCCGTTTTACCTCTTACATGGGCTCTCGCAGATAAAGATCGGGAAGTAAAGAAAATGGCAGCCTGGGCGTTGGGGAAAATAGGAGACGACAAGGCAATCACCGCGCTTGAACGTACAGTTAATGACTATATTCAAATAGATGAAGATATTAATGAACAGATAATGTCATTAAACGAGCAAATACTGGTCCTGGAAGATCAGATTGCGGTTTTAGAAAATGAAATGACGCTACAGGAAACAGGTGAAGCAAATATAATAAGTAATAATTCCGAAGACAGAGAATACTGTTTTAACAAAACCAGAGAGGTATGGAATGTTAGTCATATCATCGCGCATATCGCCAGACTTGAAATTTACGAGGCAGAGAAAAATAAAATTCACACCTCTATCAAAAGTCTAAAGAACGTACTTCAGGAAAACGAAGAACTAACGAATCATGCAAAAGAAGCAATTCAAAGATTAAACTATAACTAA
- a CDS encoding Trm112 family protein — MIDAELLEILACPLCKVEVKLENDKIVCTNCGRRYPVKDDIPVMLIDEAELPKDDK; from the coding sequence ATGATTGATGCAGAGTTGCTAGAAATTCTTGCTTGTCCGCTTTGCAAAGTTGAGGTAAAACTTGAAAACGATAAAATAGTATGTACTAATTGCGGGAGACGGTACCCTGTAAAGGACGATATTCCCGTTATGTTAATAGACGAAGCTGAATTACCGAAAGATGATAAGTAG
- a CDS encoding site-2 protease family protein — MGLDLKSIIPFAIAILYALTIHEFFHAWTANKLGDPTARMQGRLTLNPLAHLDPLGVLCFIFAHFGWGKPVPVNPAYFKHPRRDDVLVSAAGPVSNFVSALLFGLIFQILYKITGVSSDLFEVLKQLIMINLILAIFNCIPLYPLDGSHVLKGFLPRQMLPGYENICRYSPFILLGIILMGNFAHIPILSYVIWPPTVFFANLFMTFMIN; from the coding sequence ATGGGCCTTGATCTTAAGAGTATAATACCTTTTGCAATTGCAATATTATACGCACTAACTATTCACGAATTCTTTCATGCCTGGACTGCTAATAAATTAGGTGATCCAACGGCCAGAATGCAGGGGCGACTTACCCTTAATCCGTTAGCGCATCTTGACCCTCTGGGAGTATTATGTTTCATCTTTGCTCATTTCGGATGGGGAAAGCCGGTGCCGGTAAATCCGGCTTATTTCAAGCATCCCAGGCGTGATGATGTCCTGGTTTCAGCTGCAGGGCCAGTTTCTAACTTTGTCTCGGCGTTGCTTTTCGGTTTAATATTTCAAATATTGTATAAGATTACCGGGGTTTCATCGGATCTGTTTGAAGTATTGAAACAGTTAATTATGATTAACCTGATACTGGCAATTTTTAACTGTATTCCGTTGTATCCTTTGGATGGTTCACATGTCCTGAAAGGGTTTTTGCCTCGTCAGATGCTTCCCGGGTACGAAAATATCTGTAGGTATAGTCCTTTTATTTTACTCGGGATAATTTTGATGGGAAATTTTGCTCATATACCGATATTGTCCTATGTTATCTGGCCTCCAACGGTATTTTTTGCGAATCTTTTTATGACATTTATGATTAACTGA
- the lptC gene encoding LPS export ABC transporter periplasmic protein LptC: protein MAVNIKQRRLFYLGVIIICLLFLALSISGLFRFTTYAKREKNPMIKDIIDQDTKKKQKLSQVTETGDVSQEIYGLYLPSYNEQGEEISVIRGAYTVFLNNKTYKITKPEIYFAGDSENDGDGRQTKGIVITSDIGDVDKATNSGVLRGNVVSRMGEDLEIHTEDLTYSPEDNTVNTDGPVTVLGEQMKITGNGFDISLSDAKAAIKNDPEMEITSDKEGVLLFSDKGAATDRNIVENIFIRASGELIFEHEEKLATFYDNVRITRGESTVFADKLSVPFDSKLETMEQVIASGNVLASDGKKNAKGETLTWDSEKKVAILEDDPVAEFFDDKITITAPRIMFSKVQGRMDVPTAGQLTTVVNLKSKKQEEENTNAKTKIIFTSSDKKTIYDTITINWKGSMSFEQNRNLAVFEEDVIVTKEDTKLYCEKLEIHFDDENDSLEELEATKDVHLIEKREDSVREARGDKLTWASTNNFTELYGNNPLASVNDGEIQIFAPKITFSETEDKMLAEGKGNLIAETSSKKKSKEAEHLIINWDKEMIYNGQDHVANFYETIKATKGKDKLDCDRLDVFFDDQDKIKSATAFGNVYVNSPESDNTEGLGTLLEWDLIKDLAVLTGNPLAELRRSGSRTFSKKIIFDISTKRVHWEGRPHWKIY, encoded by the coding sequence ATGGCTGTAAACATAAAACAACGAAGGCTTTTTTATCTTGGAGTTATAATTATTTGCCTCTTATTTCTGGCATTATCAATCTCCGGTTTGTTTAGATTTACTACGTATGCAAAAAGAGAGAAAAACCCCATGATAAAGGATATCATTGACCAAGACACCAAAAAGAAACAGAAGCTCTCTCAAGTAACCGAAACAGGAGATGTCTCTCAGGAAATTTACGGTCTTTATCTGCCCAGCTACAATGAGCAAGGAGAGGAAATCTCAGTAATAAGAGGCGCTTATACCGTATTCCTTAATAATAAAACCTACAAAATCACTAAGCCTGAAATATATTTTGCAGGTGACAGCGAAAATGACGGTGATGGCAGACAGACAAAAGGCATTGTCATTACTTCGGACATCGGAGATGTAGATAAAGCAACTAACAGCGGGGTCCTTCGTGGCAATGTTGTATCCAGAATGGGGGAAGACCTTGAAATACATACAGAAGATCTAACGTATTCACCGGAAGATAATACAGTAAATACAGACGGTCCGGTTACAGTCCTGGGAGAACAGATGAAAATTACGGGAAACGGGTTTGATATAAGTTTGTCCGATGCAAAAGCAGCAATTAAGAATGACCCTGAAATGGAAATAACAAGCGATAAAGAAGGCGTCCTTTTGTTTTCGGATAAAGGAGCTGCCACAGATAGAAATATTGTGGAGAATATCTTTATACGAGCGAGTGGTGAGTTAATCTTTGAACATGAGGAAAAGCTTGCAACCTTTTATGATAATGTACGTATTACAAGAGGAGAATCTACCGTTTTTGCCGATAAATTATCAGTGCCTTTTGACTCTAAATTAGAAACTATGGAACAGGTTATAGCAAGTGGTAATGTTTTGGCATCAGATGGTAAAAAAAATGCTAAAGGAGAAACGCTTACCTGGGATTCAGAAAAAAAAGTTGCAATACTGGAAGACGACCCTGTCGCTGAGTTCTTCGACGACAAGATAACAATAACTGCCCCCAGGATCATGTTCTCTAAAGTTCAAGGCAGGATGGATGTTCCGACTGCCGGACAACTAACAACTGTCGTCAACTTAAAAAGCAAAAAACAGGAAGAAGAAAATACTAACGCAAAAACAAAAATAATATTTACCTCTTCTGACAAAAAGACAATCTATGACACTATTACAATAAACTGGAAAGGAAGTATGTCTTTTGAACAGAACAGAAATCTGGCAGTTTTTGAAGAGGATGTTATTGTAACCAAGGAGGACACAAAACTATACTGTGAAAAACTTGAAATTCATTTTGACGATGAAAATGATTCATTAGAAGAGCTGGAAGCTACCAAAGATGTCCATTTGATTGAAAAGAGAGAGGATTCTGTCAGAGAAGCGAGAGGAGACAAACTCACATGGGCCTCTACAAATAACTTTACAGAGCTGTACGGTAATAATCCGCTTGCCTCAGTAAACGATGGAGAGATTCAGATATTCGCTCCAAAGATTACATTCTCTGAAACTGAGGACAAAATGCTTGCCGAGGGAAAAGGGAATCTGATAGCTGAAACCAGCTCAAAAAAGAAGAGCAAAGAAGCGGAACACCTTATTATTAATTGGGACAAAGAGATGATATATAATGGACAGGACCATGTCGCAAATTTCTATGAAACGATTAAAGCCACAAAAGGAAAGGATAAACTTGATTGTGACAGGCTGGACGTCTTTTTCGATGACCAGGACAAGATAAAAAGTGCCACTGCGTTTGGAAATGTTTACGTTAACAGTCCAGAATCAGATAATACTGAAGGGTTAGGTACCCTGCTTGAATGGGATTTGATAAAAGACCTTGCAGTGCTTACGGGAAATCCTCTTGCAGAATTAAGGCGTTCGGGGTCTCGGACGTTTTCTAAAAAGATTATCTTTGACATAAGCACAAAAAGAGTACATTGGGAAGGAAGGCCACACTGGAAAATCTATTGA